In Turicibacter sanguinis, a genomic segment contains:
- a CDS encoding ROK family protein, whose amino-acid sequence MEPLYIGVDLGGTKIYTAIANERGEILNEEVVPTEASKGPEQIIEKMISSIKKVSTGINLDRIKAIGIGSPGPLDVKNGLIVSPPNLPIRNFNVVEAIKNEFQIPTFLDNDANAATLGEYIFGAGKGCENMVYITASTGVGGGAILNGKLYRGSTSNALEVGHSTVDRNGRACGCGNRGCVESMSSGIYIEKMARDSVSSGMETTLSKYETVTAKEVFTEATNGDAVANQILSETLSYLGIAVANCANIFDPDKIVIGGGVTNGGPIVFEKINEEMNARCLAPIRENCKIEKAQLGGKAGVVGAIALALVEYQALN is encoded by the coding sequence ATGGAGCCACTATATATTGGTGTCGATTTAGGTGGAACTAAAATTTATACGGCTATCGCTAATGAACGCGGGGAAATCTTAAATGAAGAAGTTGTTCCGACTGAAGCAAGTAAAGGACCGGAACAAATTATTGAGAAAATGATTAGTTCGATTAAAAAAGTTTCAACAGGTATTAATTTAGATAGAATTAAGGCGATTGGAATTGGATCTCCAGGTCCACTAGATGTGAAAAATGGATTAATTGTTTCACCTCCTAATTTACCAATTAGAAATTTTAATGTCGTTGAAGCGATTAAAAATGAATTTCAAATACCTACTTTTTTAGATAATGATGCGAATGCTGCAACTCTTGGTGAATATATTTTCGGAGCTGGTAAAGGATGCGAAAATATGGTTTATATTACAGCAAGTACCGGTGTTGGTGGCGGAGCTATTTTAAATGGAAAACTGTACAGAGGAAGTACATCTAATGCACTTGAAGTTGGACATTCGACAGTTGATCGTAATGGTAGAGCATGTGGGTGTGGAAATCGTGGATGTGTCGAATCGATGAGTTCAGGAATTTATATTGAAAAAATGGCTAGGGATAGTGTTAGTTCAGGAATGGAAACAACGTTAAGTAAGTATGAAACCGTGACAGCTAAAGAAGTTTTCACTGAAGCAACAAATGGTGATGCAGTTGCTAATCAAATTCTTTCTGAAACTTTATCGTATTTAGGAATTGCAGTTGCTAACTGCGCTAATATTTTTGATCCGGATAAAATTGTGATTGGCGGTGGGGTTACAAACGGAGGGCCAATCGTTTTTGAAAAAATTAATGAAGAAATGAATGCAAGATGCCTTGCACCTATTCGTGAAAACTGTAAAATTGAAAAAGCACAATTAGGTGGAAAAGCTGGCGTTGTCGGTGCAATTGCTTTAGCACTTGTAGAGTATCAAGCATTAAATTAA
- a CDS encoding ROK family protein, whose product MIACIDIGGTAIKVGVLDLQGKIVEKTSLEVNHDFNGLINSLVSFVEEAKQQYKVTGVSISSPGAVDSKTGMVNGSSAIPCIHGHNWKKIMGEATNLPISIENDANCAALAEVFNGSGQSFSDVLFLVCGTGLGGAIIHDGKIHHGKNLHGGEFGYMLMEERDGEFYNFSNVASTMSFVRKARAHFQDDSYDGIKVFEEATKGNEFCQNILDRFYLNLAKGIFNMQYFYDPEIILIGGAISQREDFIEKINEKIDYLLEKIEIAKVKPVLGACTHKGDANLIGALANFISEHQSNNLESK is encoded by the coding sequence CTTCTCTAGAAGTAAATCATGACTTTAATGGTTTGATTAATAGTTTAGTAAGCTTTGTTGAAGAAGCTAAACAACAGTATAAGGTTACGGGAGTTAGTATTAGTTCACCAGGCGCTGTTGATTCCAAGACTGGCATGGTAAATGGTTCAAGTGCCATCCCATGCATTCATGGTCATAATTGGAAAAAAATTATGGGGGAAGCGACAAACTTACCAATCAGTATAGAAAATGATGCGAATTGTGCAGCACTTGCCGAAGTGTTTAATGGCTCAGGTCAATCATTTAGTGATGTTTTATTTTTAGTTTGTGGGACAGGACTTGGTGGAGCTATTATTCATGATGGAAAAATTCATCATGGAAAAAACCTTCATGGTGGAGAATTTGGCTATATGTTAATGGAAGAAAGAGATGGAGAGTTTTATAATTTCAGTAATGTTGCTTCAACAATGTCTTTTGTTAGAAAAGCCAGAGCCCATTTTCAAGATGATAGCTATGATGGAATTAAAGTATTTGAAGAAGCCACTAAGGGAAATGAATTTTGTCAAAATATTTTAGACCGATTTTATTTAAACTTGGCTAAAGGAATTTTTAATATGCAGTACTTTTATGATCCAGAAATTATTTTAATCGGTGGAGCTATTTCACAACGAGAAGATTTCATCGAAAAGATTAACGAAAAAATCGATTATTTATTAGAAAAAATTGAAATTGCTAAAGTTAAACCTGTCTTAGGGGCTTGTACCCATAAAGGAGATGCAAACCTAATAGGAGCATTAGCTAATTTTATAAGTGAACATCAATCGAATAACTTAGAAAGTAAATAA